The following proteins are co-located in the Halococcus salsus genome:
- a CDS encoding M24 family metallopeptidase, whose protein sequence is MYPESEKTDRLDTYLAAEDLDAVWFARPANFAWLTGGDNVVDREAGTGVAAAGYDGDEVRVVTDTIEAPRLAEEELPDGTPIESFPWYESTLPDAVAERSPTPAAADFEVPGMEALDPARLRVPLTDIDVERYRALGADTAAAVEAVGHEVDSGTTEREAAARLREALFERGVDSPVALVASAERAQAYRHFPPKDVELGDYGILTVTGVRDGLHASVTRTVTFDPPEWLVERHEAAMSVEAAVIAATNRLAGEGTAADLFEVIQDAYADAGYPGEWEEHHQGGLTGFAGREWKATPTASEPVATPAGYAWNPTVQGAKSEDTVLVDDGVEVLTATGEWPTREFEVDGERIVRHALGP, encoded by the coding sequence GTGTATCCGGAGAGCGAGAAAACCGACCGACTCGATACGTATCTCGCGGCCGAAGACCTCGATGCGGTCTGGTTCGCCCGGCCGGCGAATTTCGCGTGGCTCACCGGCGGCGACAACGTCGTCGACCGGGAGGCGGGGACCGGCGTGGCGGCGGCGGGCTACGACGGCGACGAGGTCCGGGTCGTCACCGACACCATCGAAGCCCCGCGGCTCGCCGAGGAGGAACTCCCCGACGGCACCCCGATCGAATCGTTCCCGTGGTACGAATCCACGCTTCCCGACGCGGTCGCGGAGCGCTCGCCGACGCCGGCGGCGGCGGACTTCGAGGTTCCCGGAATGGAAGCGCTCGATCCCGCGCGGCTCAGGGTTCCGCTGACCGACATCGACGTCGAGCGGTATCGGGCGCTCGGTGCCGACACCGCGGCGGCGGTCGAGGCGGTCGGTCACGAGGTCGATTCCGGGACCACCGAACGCGAGGCCGCCGCCCGGCTCCGGGAGGCGCTGTTCGAGCGCGGGGTCGACTCGCCGGTCGCGCTCGTCGCGAGCGCGGAGCGCGCGCAGGCCTACCGCCACTTCCCGCCGAAGGACGTCGAGCTCGGCGACTACGGCATCTTGACGGTCACCGGGGTCCGCGACGGCCTCCACGCGAGCGTCACGCGGACCGTGACCTTCGACCCACCCGAGTGGCTGGTCGAGCGCCACGAGGCGGCGATGTCGGTGGAGGCGGCGGTCATCGCGGCGACGAACCGGCTCGCGGGCGAGGGCACCGCGGCCGACCTGTTCGAGGTGATACAGGACGCCTACGCCGACGCTGGCTATCCCGGTGAGTGGGAGGAACACCACCAGGGCGGCCTGACGGGCTTCGCGGGGCGGGAGTGGAAGGCGACACCGACGGCGAGCGAACCGGTCGCCACCCCGGCGGGATACGCCTGGAACCCGACCGTCCAGGGCGCGAAGAGCGAGGACACGGTGCTCGTCGACGACGGGGTCGAGGTCCTCACGGCGACCGGTGAGTGGCCGACCCGCGAGTTCGAGGTGGACGGCGAGCGGATCGTCCGCCACGCGCTCGGGCCGTAA